A single Lusitaniella coriacea LEGE 07157 DNA region contains:
- a CDS encoding protein kinase domain-containing protein, which yields MIGKLLDGRYQIIQTLGSGGFGQTFLARDTRRPGDPICVVKHLKPISSDLDFLATARRLFKSEAETLERLGNHDQIPRLLAYFEEEQEFYLVQDYVEGPTLTTELLPEQPWTENQTIQMLQGVLPVLEFVHNQGVIHRDIKPDNILRRQTDRKLVLVDFGAVKKTVGTQTISYTVAIGTPGYMASEQAKGQPRPSSDIYGLGAIAIQGLTGINPSQFQYDPHTGEILWQHLARVNPRLMAIIVGMVRYHFRDRYKSAREVLQALDQLSVPLAPTQNPGMNLSPLPQTPPPIAPVNTPPPAPSLPLSQKQTYAVGGINPDPTISPVPARTDLPARSRRRDRLPLIMGGVTLAVLVSIVSGVTWALRQYTPPERNTRENNPSLFGRKKETCKVVIPELNVRPEPGTGQIPVTSVTKGTTLVLTGNEENGWLEIRDPADGWVFNEAKYIDCSGTSKVAEKPKPTPTPTPTPKPSPTPTPTPKVDNGLDLLAKAREKYQAGDFLAAIAQLQAIPRNSQAYREAQNAIGNWRRTWTQAEQRFNRAQRAFDQGRWDDAIAYGNTKLPDNTYWRKKFEELSNRARRRKAEEEVESPAPEPSPEPDNPEPPEKPQKELPETPNPSPSPVEDSGGDLESLLND from the coding sequence ATGATCGGTAAATTACTGGACGGGCGTTACCAAATTATTCAAACTTTAGGATCGGGTGGATTCGGTCAAACCTTTTTGGCACGAGATACTCGCCGCCCTGGGGATCCGATCTGCGTGGTCAAGCACCTGAAGCCCATCAGTAGCGATCTTGATTTCTTGGCAACGGCACGGCGTTTATTCAAGAGCGAAGCAGAAACTCTCGAACGTTTGGGGAATCACGATCAAATTCCTCGGTTGCTGGCATATTTTGAGGAAGAGCAAGAATTTTATTTGGTTCAAGACTATGTGGAAGGTCCGACGCTGACAACGGAGTTGTTGCCAGAACAGCCTTGGACGGAAAACCAGACGATCCAGATGTTACAGGGGGTTTTACCCGTTCTGGAATTCGTCCACAATCAGGGGGTGATTCATCGCGATATCAAACCGGACAATATTTTACGCCGTCAGACAGATCGGAAATTGGTGCTGGTGGATTTTGGGGCGGTCAAGAAGACGGTCGGCACGCAAACCATTAGTTATACGGTCGCGATTGGTACGCCCGGTTATATGGCGAGCGAACAGGCGAAGGGTCAACCGCGTCCCAGTAGCGATATCTATGGGTTGGGCGCGATCGCGATTCAAGGGTTAACGGGGATCAATCCCAGTCAATTCCAATACGATCCCCACACCGGAGAAATTCTTTGGCAACATCTCGCTCGCGTCAATCCGCGTTTGATGGCAATTATTGTGGGAATGGTGCGCTATCATTTTCGCGATCGCTATAAATCTGCAAGAGAGGTGTTGCAGGCGCTGGATCAACTGAGCGTTCCCCTCGCACCAACGCAAAATCCAGGGATGAACCTCTCGCCACTCCCTCAAACGCCGCCTCCCATCGCACCGGTTAATACGCCACCTCCTGCGCCCTCTCTGCCCCTCTCTCAGAAGCAAACCTACGCGGTGGGTGGAATCAACCCAGATCCCACTATTTCCCCCGTTCCGGCTCGAACTGACTTGCCTGCAAGGAGCAGAAGGCGCGATCGTCTGCCGTTGATCATGGGAGGGGTGACACTCGCTGTTCTTGTTTCGATCGTTTCTGGGGTCACTTGGGCGCTGCGGCAATATACGCCTCCGGAGAGGAATACACGAGAGAATAATCCCTCCCTTTTTGGTAGGAAAAAAGAGACGTGTAAGGTGGTTATTCCAGAGCTGAATGTTCGTCCGGAACCGGGAACGGGGCAAATTCCGGTAACCAGTGTAACGAAGGGAACCACCTTAGTTCTGACGGGGAATGAGGAAAACGGCTGGTTAGAAATTCGAGATCCGGCGGATGGATGGGTTTTTAACGAAGCAAAGTACATCGACTGTTCTGGGACGAGTAAAGTAGCAGAAAAGCCTAAACCGACTCCCACGCCGACTCCAACCCCCAAACCCTCTCCCACTCCCACGCCAACACCGAAGGTCGATAATGGATTGGATCTTTTAGCAAAGGCGAGAGAGAAGTATCAAGCGGGAGATTTCCTCGCCGCGATCGCGCAATTGCAAGCGATTCCGCGTAACAGCCAAGCGTATCGGGAGGCGCAAAACGCGATTGGGAATTGGCGCAGAACCTGGACTCAAGCGGAACAGCGCTTTAACCGCGCGCAACGTGCTTTCGATCAGGGAAGATGGGATGACGCGATCGCCTATGGCAATACGAAGTTGCCCGATAACACCTACTGGCGCAAGAAGTTTGAGGAGTTGAGCAATCGCGCC